The following DNA comes from Mya arenaria isolate MELC-2E11 chromosome 11, ASM2691426v1.
CATTTGACAGTTCgtccgccatcttgaatattttacaatggcTGTCAGCCAATCGGGTCATTTGACCCGATTCTGGGTCATTTTCGGTCGGGTCAATTTGGGTCAGGTCATTTTTGACCGAGATTTTCGGGTCATTTAACCATAGGAGTATATAAGGCCGTGAATTTTCAGTCTCAGGACAGTCGAATTTGGATCATTGAACAAGCTGCCTGCATATTATTCTTAAAAGGTTAAAATCAAcctgaatatttaaatagacaataaataagtaaataaactaCTTACAAGTAATAAATTAACAGGCATCGATTTTATATTGAGTTTGTAAACAACtttatactgataataatattttactgtcTTACTTCGACGTGCTGTGCCAACGTTCATATAAGCCAACGCGTTTTGCTGTGTACGGTGCCGCTGATTACTACCGTATATTATATCTGATGTTTGATGTCttgatgcatatatttatttgctccaaaaataaaacgtaaaacgTTCATTGCGTCGTCATTTTGGCTAGGTCGTAACAATTATTGcttcaaatacttggtcaccctaaaagggacagttgCTAGCGTTGACGGACCACGGGGCTATGTCGTAACAATTATTGcttcaaatacttggtcaccctaaaagggacagttgatagcgtcgacggaccacggggctaggtcgtaacatttattggtggcagcggtgggatctGTTATAATAGCAGATCCAGCGATACGAACTACGCCAGACGAAGGGGGTTGTAACATAGTCACGTACTAGACGCGATAGGTCAGGGATTTAAAATTATCAAGAGTTAAAGGAGTTCGCGTCATGACTGATCCAAAAGAGGTCGATAGCGGGGAGGTAATATTTAATAACCCAGAGGCGGCCGACGATGCCGACGAGTATGCCACACTGGACTCCGCGTCCGAGGCCGGGTCTACAACCAATGACCCGCCAAGTGATTGTGACGAGGGGCCATTACGCGAGGTTATGGTAGGTGTCACGGGGGCTTTGAAGGACGTCGTTAGGGAGTTACAGTCCATCAAAAGAGGGATGGCTAAGTGTAAAGATGGGTCGGGAGAGACGAGGACATTTTGCACAAATAACAGCAATGTAAGTGAGTATGACAGTAGTAATTCAAGGAACAATCGCAAGGAAGGTAATTAGCATATTTCAGGTCAGGCCCTTAACGCAGATGCTCCGTCTTATGTGCGCTGGGGGACGACGTACTACGGCGCCGGCCGAACGGAAAGGGATGTTGACCACACGTGGGATGCGGGTAACCCGACGGGGACACCATATGGCTACAACGCGACGGGGTCGACGCAACGGGAGGGATATGCTGTATCAAGCTCCAGGAACACGAGAGCAGGCGGAAGTAGTTGGGAATCGGACCGGATGTACCACGGGCCATACACGCAGCCTGATAGGATACGCGATGCCCCCTATTTTCGCGAAGGAACTGCGAGGTACCCACCAGTTAAGCTGCCGGTGTTCACTGGTAAAGAAGACTGGGCCACCTGGCTGGCGCAGTTTGAAGCCATAGCCGGTCGTTTCCGCTGGTCCGAAGACGAGAGGCTTGATCAGCTACTGCCTAGGCTGGAGGGGGCAGCAGCACAATTTGTATTTTCCCAATTAAAGCCTAACACAGTGAATAACTACAAAGAACTTATTATTGAGCTAAATAGTAGGTTCAGGGCCGTAGAAACAGCCCGGTCATATGCCGCTAAATTTAGCAGACGGACGCAACGACAGGGGGAGACAGTAGAGGAGTACGCATCGGACCTCAAAATGCTGTACGACAAGGCCCACGGGTTTAGAGACCGGAAGACGAGGGACGAGGACCTCGTGCGGCGGTTCTTAGACGGGGTCACAGACGAGGAAATGCGGTTCGAGCTGGAGTTTAATAAAGAACCTAGGACGGTCGATGAGGCAGTTTACTTTGCAGTCAATTGGTTACAGATTCGGGGAAGAGATAGAGCTGACAGAAAAGGGCGTTATCAAGCAAGAAGAGCATACGAGCCGCAGTGGGACAAGCATAATGGTGACCATAGGGTACCCGAACGGCGAGACACCTCAAGACAGTTCAATGGACAGAGGAAAGAGAATGGACTAGGGACAGATCAAAAGCGAGATGAGCTGCAAAATAGTCTACTGAAAGAACTGATAAACCGGCTCGAGCGTTTGGAAGGTCACGTTAACGCTGACACAAAGAAATTAGACACCAAAAAGAAAGTTGAGTGTTATAACTGTCACAAGCAGGGTCATTACGCACGTGAATGTCCGGACCGGAAGGAGCGAAGGGTAAATACCAGCCGACCGCTGTCAAACCAAAATGAAAACCGTTTAAACGACCAGGGACCACCCCGAATGTCCTAGGGGAGGTCCACATCAGCAGTAAAGCAGGCCTTAAAGTTACAGCCATAACGCAGCAAGAAGACGGTGAGGGGACGACAGTGGGGAGTGAAAGGACCGTGAGGAGGAGCTCTATTGCAGACGGGGTATACGTACGAGGGTCTGTTAACGGAGTACCGGTCACGTTCACTGCGGACACTGGCGCCTCACGGACGATACTATCTACACGGGCGTACGAAGCTATACCAAAGGACAAGCGGCCGCCATTAGAAAGGGCGTACTGCTTAGTGGGTGCGGGGGGCAACCCGATTAAGAAGGCAGGTAAAGCCAAATTCAGCCTGAGTTTAGGGACTCTGGAGCTTGAACGAGAGGTTATTGTGGCCGAAGTTGAAGAGGACGCTCTACTGGGGTATGACATCCTAAGGGGAGGGGAGAGCGGTCCCGCAGACATTTTGCTTAGCCAAAATAAAATACTCTTAGAGGGAGTTGATGTGCCAGTATTTCAGGTGGGGCGGGACAGGAAAACCAGACGGGTTACTGTAGCCGACGACATCAGCGTCCCTGGACTTGCAGAGTCGGTGATAAGTGTGTATGTAGAAAGGTACGAAGAAGATGACACCGTGCAGGCTGATTTTATTGTTGAACCAGTAGATAACTTTAGGGACAACTATCCATTACAAATGGCAGCTACTCTAGTGGATGTAAACCAGGGGCCAACTTGTAAAATCAGAATTCTCAACCCATTCCCAAGCGATTTCTTGTTGCGACAGAACGCCGAAATTGGGAGAGCCGAAAGGGTTGAACGAGTGGTCAGTGTGGTTGCGGCCGCTGAGGACGACGATGGTCAAGGGAATATGACGTCGGTGAGAAGAATTAGGCTAGGAGAGAGGTCTTCACCGGCCACTAACCAATTTACTAGGGCAACGGAAGCGGAGGTACCAAAACACCTCGTCGACTTGTACCGGAAGTCCACGGCAGGGAAGTCGGACTATGAAAAAGGCGTGGTTGCCGGTCTCCTCCAGAAGTACCAGCAGAGTTTTTCCACTGCCGAATGGGACCTGGGGCTTACGCATTTAGCCGAGCACACAATTAAGACGGGCGACGCCCCGCCAATAAAGCAACGGCCGAGGCGCGTCCCACTTGCATACACAGAGGAAGAGAAGAAGGCCATAGACGAACTGCTACAAAAGGGGGTTATCCAGAAAAGCACTTCACCATGGGCGTCGCCTATTGTTTTAGTTCGAAAGAAGAACGGTTCTGTAAGGCCATGTGTAGACTACCGACAGGTTAATGCGCTGGTAAAACCGGACGGTTTCCCGCTCCCGAGAATTCAAGACTGTTTAGACGCAGTCGCAGGAGCCACATACTTTAGCAGTTTCGATCTGACAAGTGGATACTTTCAGATACCACTCAAAGAAGAGGATGTTCCAAAGAGCGCTTTCTGTTGCAAATACGGGCACTTCGAAATGACACGTATGCCATTCGGTTTAAATAATTCAGCCAGTACCTTTCAGCGCACGATGGAGATTGCACTGCAGGGCCTCCAGTGGGAAACATGCTTGGTGTACATCGACGATATAATCGTCTACGGGACCACTTTTGAACAGCACATTCACAGGGTGGAGCAAGAACTAGATCGCATGAAACAGGCGGGGTTGAAGCTGAAACCCGAAAAATGTAACATGTTGCAGCACAAAGTCTTGTTTCTTGGTCACGTGGTTTCAAATGACGGAGTTCTCCCAGATCCGACCAACACCAGTAAGATAGTCGACTGGCCAGTACCTCAGAACACAAAACATGTGAAACAGTTTGTAGCCACGGCATCTTATTATCGAAGGTTCGTAAGGGACTTTGCCACCATGGCTCGACCCCTAACGGAACTTACCAAGAAGGACCGGAAGTTTGAGTGGGGAGATGCTTGTCAGACTGCTTTCGAGAATTTGAAAAGGGCACTGACTGGGCCGGAAGTAATGGGGTATCCATTGAATGAAGGGGGTATCTTCTACCTAGATACAGACGCCTCCGGGGTAGGGATAGGCGCGGTCTTGTCACAAATGCAGAAGGGGAGAGAAAGGGTGGTCGCCTACGCCAGCAGAAGTACGAATAAGGCGGAAAGCAACTATTGTATAACCGAGCAAGAGTTGCTGGCCATAGTTTACTTTATGCAGTACTTCCGCCAGTATCTTCTAGGCCGCCATTTTGTGGTTCGCACAGATCACCAAGCTCTGGTCTGGCTGTTTAAGCTCAAGGAGTCCAACGGGAAGATTGCAAGGTGGTTGGAAATCCTGTCCCCCTATGACTTCGCTGTTGAGTATCGTAAAGGGCAACATCACGGCAACGCGGATGGGTTAAGCAGATGTGAAGACCCGAGGGAGTGCCATTGTCACATCGTGGACATGAGTGAGCCGCTCAAGTGTGGCCCCTGTGCAAAGTGTCGGCGACGGGCGGAAATCATGTGCCATTCCGAGATTCAATGCGGAGGACCGGAAGTGAGCGTGTCAGATGATTTGGAAGATGCATGTGTACTCATGGACGCTGACGTTGTGCCTAAAACTCCGACAGGAGAGACTGTCACTGCTAAGCGGACGCTTGACGAAGAAGACGTTCCGGAAGGTGCTACTGAAGGGGCCGGAGCTCTGTCGAAGcctattgtattaaaaattgaGACCCCGCTACCAGCCATAGCTCGAGCACTGACGGTCGATGACGAACAGGAACCTGGCCCATCTAATCAGGGTGACGAGATATCGCGGGCGAATTGGACACATACGTATAGTCTTACTGAACTGGGAAGGATGCAAGATGAGGACGCGAGCATTGGGCCGGTTTTGAGGGCAAAGCGCGCCGGTGTGAAACCGAAACCGGAAGACATTGTTGCCATGTGTCCTGAGACGCGCCATTATTTCATGATTTGGGACAGTCTAAGGACCGTTGACGCCGTGGTCTACCGTAGCTTTTGTAAACTAGACCAGACAGATAACTACACGCAGCTGATCGTGCCACGCGTACTGAGGGAGGAGGTTCTTAGAGGAGCCCATGAACCAGTCACTGCCGGACATATGGGGGTTAAACGAACCAAGGGTAAACTCGCACGGAATTATTACTGGTTCGAAATGAAACAAGATGTAGAACTGCACATAAGATGTTGCGACGTTTGCGAAGCCGATAAAAAACCACCAAAGACGCCCAGGGCTCCCATGTGACACGTTAGAACCGGTGCCCCGTGGGATATAATAGCCCTTGACTTCATGGGTCCATTTCCGGTGACGAGCAGGGGTAACCGCCATATATTAGTATTGACGGATCtctttacaaaatacatagaaGTTGTCCCAGTACCGAGCCAGACCGCTGAACAATGTGCAAAAATAGTGGTTGACCACGTGGTTAACCGCTGGGGAACCCCATTGGCCATCCACTCTGACCAGGGAACGGCTTTCGAGAGCCGGCTCTTTAAGGAGCTTTGCGAATTATTGGCAGTGAAAAAGACCCGGACTAGCGCACGTAATCCACAGGGAAATGGTCAAGTGGAGAGAGCCAATCGGACTATTGTCAAGATGGTTAGAGCGTTCTTGTCCGAGGAGCAGGACGACTGGGATGTACATCTTGGTTGTATCGCCAACGCATACAGGGCAACGCCTCATCAGGCTACTAAACTTAGTCCAAACATGTTGGCCCTCGGTAGGGAGGTAAGACTTCCGGCGGATCTTCAGTACCCTACAGTAAGGGACAGTGATGAGCATATCCGTAGTGAGGCAGAATACATTGTTAGTTTAAGACAGACTATGCAGAGGGCCCACGAGGTAGCGAGAACACATCTAGGTAAGGAGGCCGAACGCAGTAAGGAGGTGTACGACCGGAGGTTAGCTTTCACGAAGTACAAGGTAGGCGACATAGTATGGTGCCTACACGAGACTCGTCGGGTTGGGGTAAATCCAAAGCTCCAGAAGGCTTTCGACGGGCCATTCGTTATAACAGAAAGTCGATCTGCGTTGAACCACGTGGTTTAATTGGACAAACGCGGCGCAAAACGTTTGCTCCACCATAATAAGCTTAAGTTGTATAGGGGAAAAACTGCACCGAAGTGGGCTAGCCAGTTGGCATCGCGGTTGCGGATCAAAGAGTAGCTATAACTTTACGCTTTTCGCTCCCCGGTCGTTTAACCGTACTTATTCCGGGCGACTGAGATACATTTAACTTCAAAAATGACGGACTTGTGGCTAGCCGTTGGCACAGCATTGGTAGTATTTTAGGGGGGCAAAccttgcatttttattttatattttgtagatGAAGGCATCCAACGGCGGTATTATGTGGCAGTGCGCCAGATGTGGCAAACAGGATAGGAAGAACCGGATGGCTGCACACATACTAAAAGACCACATACCTCTACATCAGGTGCCTTACCACTGCTTGCTGTGTCAGTTCAGATGCCAGGACAGTAGCACATTAAGAGACCATGTGAGCCGGTATTCACGGCATGTCAACCAGGAGAAAAACATGAGAAAGCCTATAAATTATGCGCAGTACCTGATCAAAGCAGAGCGACCCATCCACGTCACAAGCCATGACATGTTTCAGGTGGCCGATCGCTTGTCGATAGATCTCCTGAGGGATGATTCCGATGGGGAAAACCAACCACCGAGTATGTAGCCTTCCTGGATGGAGCCTGAATCACCGAGAAGCACGAGCGGACCAGTAGGCGCGAAGGGGGATGGGGTGGGCATACCAGACCTTGACCAGTTGATACGGGTGTTGGAGTATGGCGAGACATCAAACGTCGGTGGGTCGTTTCCCGAGCTACGCCCAGCCAACAGGACGAATAACACCAATTACGCGGAAAGACCGCCGACAGGAAACCCTGTTAAAACGACCCCGggaaatgtcatttttgggGGATTGGATGGCCCATCACCGTCAGTCGAAAGAATGGGAACACCCAATAGGGCCCATACATACTCCCGAATCCAGGGTTCTGCCAGGTCGACGGGCGGTAGTTGTGACCAGGTTATTGAGGACACGGCGGTCCTCCCAAGTGCAGAGGACCATCTCGATCCGCTATTTTGTGGGTTTGACGCTCTATCGCCAAGGACACCAGCGAAGACGCCGCCTCCGAAGTCACTGATGATGCCGAAGGGCCTAGGGGGAAGAGACCAAGCGACACAGGCAGGGAGCAGCCGAAAAGATGacacatcaacacaaacaacCCTAGAAGACCGCCTGGCtaagtttatttttatctcTATTGTTAACGTCAAGTGCAaaagtgttaaaatgtttatcatatgtATATCTCATACTATTGATCTCAATGTTATTAAAGGCAGCAGGAGCTTAGCCTCTATTTGGAGGGGGTATTGATAAACCCCGGCATGCATCGCTCCATActgtatttatctttattaatgtaaaatatatgtaattcatACTTACCTTTGTCTATTCATGGAAagatattttgaagttttcaaacCTTGGCATTTTAGGCCAGTGCTTAGCGCCATCCTGATATTACAGACGGGCTAGCCCTGTGTCCATCATGCCAAGATCATTAATAGTCACTAAGTGTTGTTAGTAATATTATCCTGGATAAAGTCCATTTTTTCAAGCATtgttcatgcaaaatatttaataagtaccaagttatttagtaaattattgatgtacaggtttaacattatttgcataacaTGTACTGATCTCAAACCTGTTGTTTTATGGCACTAACACAGCAAAACGTAATAACTCTTGTCGGGAATTTCACAAAGttcacatattttctttgtaattcagCGTGTACACCGCCATTTTACCTTTGAATCTTGGGTAATCCTGAGATAGTTTTTGACCTTTCAAGATTTCAAAACTTGACAAGTTATTCTTACTTGAGCGTTTGAATCATGTCGTTCCACAAGGTGATAATGTCTCTTAGTTAATAATCCATTATTCACATGAAATGCActgataatttattgttgtaatcCAGTGTGATGCTTTAAATCCTTTTTCGGAAACTCACGGTCATTTGACAGTTCgtccgccatcttgaatattttacaatggcTGTCAGCCAATCGGGTCATTTGACCCGATTCTGGGTCATTTTCGGTCGGGTCAATTTGGGTCAGGTCATTTTTGACCGAGATTTTCGGGTCATTTAACCATAGGAGTATATAAGGCCGTGAATTTTCAGTCTCAGGACAGTCGAATTTGGATCATTGAACAAGCTGCCTGCATATTATTCTTAAAAGGTTAAAATCAAcctgaatatttaaatagacaataaataagtaaataaactaCTTACAAGTAATAAATTAACAGGCATCGATTTTATATTGAGTTTGTAAACAACtttatactgataataatattttactgtcTTACTTCGACGTGCTGTGCCAACGTTCATATAAGCCAACGCGTTTTGCTGTGTATGGTGCCGCTGATTACTACCGTATATTATATCTGATGTTTGATGTCttgatgcatatatttatttgctccaaaaataaaacgtaaaacgTTCATTGCGTCGTCATTTTGGCTAGGTCGTAACAATTATTGcttcaaatacttggtcaccctaaaagggacagttgataGCGTTGACGGACCACGGGGCTATGTCGTAACAATTATTGcttcaaatacttggtcaccctaaaagggacagttgataGCGTCGACGGACCACGGGGCTAGGTCGTAACAATACTTAGTGCATTCTAAGTGACCAGCCAATAGCATATTTACTCTTATAGACACTACAGGTCCCCAAATACCCTCTTTATGATTACGATAAAGCCAATTCCATACCTTTCTTATTACAGAGGGTTTTTCAACACCTCAGTCCTCCATATTGTGGTCGCGGATTAAGCCTactcattatttaaaacacagaCAGGTTATACCAAGACCAACCAAGAGTTTATTTAACCACATTTTGTCTAGAACCAACCCTTATCGGCCAATAAGTCATCACATCTGTTCAACTCtaccttttataaaaaaaaacattttgttactcCTTTTCGTGTCAAACATACCATCTAAAGAAGTCAATGAAGCCGATACAGTGTTGAATTAACCACATATTGACTTTATTAGAGACTATTTAGTGTCAAACAAACTCTAAATAGGTTATTTCCTAATCAATTAAGTGCCTAGTTAATCCCAT
Coding sequences within:
- the LOC128208422 gene encoding protein NYNRIN-like gives rise to the protein MGPFPVTSRGNRHILVLTDLFTKYIEVVPVPSQTAEQCAKIVVDHVVNRWGTPLAIHSDQGTAFESRLFKELCELLAVKKTRTSARNPQGNGQVERANRTIVKMVRAFLSEEQDDWDVHLGCIANAYRATPHQATKLSPNMLALGREVRLPADLQYPTVRDSDEHIRSEAEYIVSLRQTMQRAHEVARTHLGKEAERSKEVYDRRLAFTKYKMKASNGGIMWQCARCGKQDRKNRMAAHILKDHIPLHQVPYHCLLCQFRCQDSSTLRDHVSRYSRHVNQEKNMRKPINYAQYLIKAERPIHVTSHDMFQVADRLSIDLLRDDSDGENQPPSM